The nucleotide sequence ACGAGTTCGAGCGGACTTTCGACAGTAAGTGCAGCAGGTTTTGTGTCACGCTGAAGCACGAGAGAACCCCTAGAAACGCTTCTTGAGTCTATCGAATGGTGGGTTCGGGAGGCTATAGGACTCCCAGAATCTTTGATTTGGCAGCGGGAGACACGGATCTCTCGAATGTTCCGAGGGGTTCGATGCCGCCACAAAACATACCTCGAGAACTATGGCTCTACCGGGATTGCGATGCAGGGTGAGTCAAGAAACGCCCTCAATCCTTTAAACGTATGATTTTCATCTAAAAGCTACAGACTATTTAAAATTATGTTCTAAAGAAGTTCCAGATCTTTGCTGGAGGTTACCTCGCCGGAACGCTGGTCGAGTCCTTAAGGCTTGCTGTTGATTTCTACGATCGCCTCTCCTTGGCGCAATCGTTTTAAGGCGTCAGGCAAGATGGCAGTTAGCAGTCGTCTGAGATTGCGGTTTGTGACGTTGCCGCAGGTGAGCCACAAAATTTGATGTGGAGATCCCAATCAACATACTAAGTCAATAAAATCACTCTCTTTCGTCATAACCACAGCACTCTCGGCTCGTGCTGCTTCGAATATTTCGATATCTCGAGCATCCCGCAGTTCTAAATCGCGCAATGCAGTAGCTTCTAAATCAAAGCTGTTTGCCAACCAACTTGCAAGGGTTGGAGGTAGTTGAGCGTCGATCCAAATCTTCATGCCGTCAGTCTAGGAAAATCTGTAGGGCGCGCTGCAAAGATTAGGCAAGCTTGAATATCGGCTAGTTCGAGATCGGGAAAGTCTTCTAAAATTTCAGTAGCACTAATGTTCTCAGCCAACATTTCTAAAATATCGGTGACTCGAATGCGCATCCCTCGAATGCAGGGACGCCCGCCGCACTGGCCGGGGGTTTGGGTAATGCGATTCAACAAGCCAGTCGCTGAGCTCATGGGGGTGTCTGCCAGTAGATTGGTTTGCCTCTATCCTATCGAGTAAGGACTATGACCCACTGGGATCGATATCGATCGTCTGGGGTAGCGATCGCGTCGTACTCAAGCCATTTCGTTCGAGCTCCACCTGCACGATGCCACTGCGGATGGCAGGGGTATTGCGATCGATGCGAATTTGTCCTCGATAAACGCCAGGGGCAACTTCCTGCATCTCGACATCCGGCAACACATTTAAAATTCGGAAGACCGCCCGACCTCGCTGCTCCCCCCGCATGTTCACCTGTAACACGTCATCGGGCTGCAAGGGGCGATCGCCTGTGTTGGCAGAGATGGCAAAAATCAATGGCTGTCTCCCTAGCCCCGGCACGGCATCGCGGGGATCGGGACTGGGGGTGGGGGCCGGGTTAACGGCTTGGGGAGTAGGTCTCGGAGCAGGGGTAGGTCTCGGGGTGGGGGTGGGCCTCGGGGCACTCGCGACTGAGGCTCCATTAATGACAAAGGGCAAGGTTTCTCGGTGCTGCACCCCCAAACCATCTTTGACGAGGATCGCCCGCAGCGTAGGGCTGTTCGCGAAGTGGTTACTAGCGACCACGTAGGTGCCTTCGTAGATTCCCGGCTGGACTTCGCGCATGGGCTGCTCGATCGCCAGATTGCCAATGTCGAAGCGAGCCACTCCGCCAGCATCGCCGCGAATATTGATGGTAAAAATATCCCCTTGTCGCAAATCTCGAACGGGACCGAAGCGGATGCCGGTTAGGGTGGGGCGGCCTGCCGCGCTGGGGGTACGGGGGCGCGTGACGGGGGGAACTGGAGCGGGCAGGCTGGGGGGACTATTGATGGGAGGAGGCCCAGTGGGGTCGAGGGCATTGCCGAGGGCGAGTTGGGGGAACTGACGCTGGCGGCGGGTGACCTCGCCATTGAGCTCCAATTGGACGCCGATGGAAGGATTGGCAATAAAGTCTGCGTTTGTCGGGACGTAAGTGGCTCGGTACAGACCCGTTTGGACCTCCTGCATGGGGAGTTCGATCGAGCCTGCCAGCAGAACTGTGCCCCGGCCTTGAGGGGTGCCTCTGGCTTCAATCACCAAGGAGCCCCCGGGGGGAACTCGTCCCGAGGCCGGAGTGACTTGAATATCGGTCAGTTCGGGTTTGGGCAACGCCTCGGGGGCCAGTTGGGCGACAGCGGGAGCGAGCGGACGCACCTGTCGTCGAAACGCCAGGGCTTGGTGCAGCATGACCACACCCTCCCCCCGCGTCAAAATCAAGTTGGGGTTCAGTTGAGCGGGGTCGGGATGGTTGACAATCAGTCCGGCTTGTCCGGCTAAGGCAATGAAGGGGCGACCAATATCGGGAACCGCCACGCGATCGCTATATAGCACCAGCCAGCGATCGACCTCTGCATTAGAGGGAGCTTCGAGCTGGAGAGCTCTGACGAAGATGGCGATCGCCTCCAGTTTGGTCAGATCTCC is from Synechococcus sp. PCC 7336 and encodes:
- a CDS encoding DUF5615 family PIN-like protein, coding for MKIWIDAQLPPTLASWLANSFDLEATALRDLELRDARDIEIFEAARAESAVVMTKESDFIDLVC
- a CDS encoding S-layer homology domain-containing protein; this encodes MPAPSIRRTAALTLAATSLWLGLATVSIPSRSPLGQLPFLSPARAQPANRVAWTEPYATALEAQTSLVLRSQPLDNTLTRIELAQWLAEFFGFVANPQQRLPIADMEIDSPDYWTAQAVLQAGIMRAFEGDRFRPEGDLTKLEAIAIFVRALQLEAPSNAEVDRWLVLYSDRVAVPDIGRPFIALAGQAGLIVNHPDPAQLNPNLILTRGEGVVMLHQALAFRRQVRPLAPAVAQLAPEALPKPELTDIQVTPASGRVPPGGSLVIEARGTPQGRGTVLLAGSIELPMQEVQTGLYRATYVPTNADFIANPSIGVQLELNGEVTRRQRQFPQLALGNALDPTGPPPINSPPSLPAPVPPVTRPRTPSAAGRPTLTGIRFGPVRDLRQGDIFTINIRGDAGGVARFDIGNLAIEQPMREVQPGIYEGTYVVASNHFANSPTLRAILVKDGLGVQHRETLPFVINGASVASAPRPTPTPRPTPAPRPTPQAVNPAPTPSPDPRDAVPGLGRQPLIFAISANTGDRPLQPDDVLQVNMRGEQRGRAVFRILNVLPDVEMQEVAPGVYRGQIRIDRNTPAIRSGIVQVELERNGLSTTRSLPQTIDIDPSGS
- a CDS encoding DUF433 domain-containing protein; this encodes MSSATGLLNRITQTPGQCGGRPCIRGMRIRVTDILEMLAENISATEILEDFPDLELADIQACLIFAARPTDFPRLTA